The following proteins come from a genomic window of Desulfobacteraceae bacterium:
- a CDS encoding bifunctional DNA primase/polymerase, which produces MSTSVEAVALDYLKRGWSVIPIRSRDKRPAVPWLAYQTQRASPEEVKRWFARHPASNLGIVTGEISGLVVLDVDPQHGGDLSLAALLRDHGPLPQTVEAFSGGGGRHLYFAHPGGVVRNKVGLAAGIDVRGDGGCVVAPPSLHPSGRFYSWRRGHAPHERALAPLPGWLQQAATGAAARRGHDLEYWRTLLKVGVPQGERNNTIASLSGHLLWHGVDREVVAELMLSWNRVRCRPPLPDDEVLRTVQSIARLHARHGQGSAPE; this is translated from the coding sequence ATTACCTGAAACGGGGCTGGTCGGTCATCCCCATCAGATCTCGCGACAAGCGTCCGGCCGTTCCCTGGCTGGCTTACCAGACGCAGCGTGCCTCCCCGGAGGAGGTCAAGAGGTGGTTTGCCCGGCACCCGGCAAGCAATCTGGGCATCGTGACCGGTGAAATTTCGGGCCTGGTGGTGCTCGATGTGGACCCCCAGCACGGCGGAGACCTGAGTCTGGCCGCCCTGCTGCGGGATCACGGCCCCTTGCCCCAAACGGTGGAAGCCTTCAGCGGCGGCGGCGGGCGCCACCTCTATTTTGCCCACCCCGGCGGCGTGGTGCGCAACAAGGTGGGCTTGGCGGCGGGGATCGATGTGCGCGGCGACGGCGGCTGCGTGGTGGCGCCCCCTTCACTGCACCCCTCCGGCCGGTTTTACAGCTGGCGGCGGGGGCACGCCCCCCATGAGCGGGCACTGGCGCCGCTGCCCGGCTGGCTGCAGCAGGCGGCGACCGGTGCCGCGGCACGCCGCGGCCACGACCTGGAATACTGGCGCACCCTCCTCAAAGTGGGGGTGCCCCAAGGGGAGCGCAACAATACCATCGCCTCGCTCTCGGGGCATCTGCTCTGGCACGGCGTGGACCGGGAGGTGGTGGCCGAGCTGATGCTCTCCTGGAATCGCGTGCGCTGCCGGCCGCCGCTGCCCGACGACGAGGTGCTGCGCACGGTTCAAAGCATTGCGCGCCTGCACGCCAGGCATGGCCAAGGGTCGGCCCCTGAATAG
- a CDS encoding phosphoribosyltransferase → MDIVGIHERSDLRGRVAVFENRDHAGILLGDMLAPFLLENGIVLGIPAGGVPVGLAVAGRLGLSFDVVVVSKITLPWNTEAGYGAVAFDGTFQLNRALIAHLSLSEDQIAEGLRKTRAKVIHRVQRFRGARPFPELAGRPVILVDDGLASGFTMRTAIGGLRKAGADTLIVAVPTAHDRAVADIGGLAEAVFCANIRPGGRFAVAEAYQDWCDVSEAEVVLALKNSPSAASNKKTLP, encoded by the coding sequence ATGGATATTGTCGGCATTCACGAGCGGTCGGATTTGAGAGGCCGGGTTGCGGTTTTCGAGAATCGGGACCATGCCGGGATCCTGCTCGGCGACATGCTGGCCCCATTTTTGCTGGAAAACGGCATCGTTCTGGGCATTCCCGCAGGCGGGGTCCCGGTGGGCCTGGCGGTGGCCGGTCGCCTGGGGCTGTCCTTTGATGTGGTGGTGGTCAGCAAAATCACCCTGCCCTGGAATACCGAGGCCGGCTACGGGGCGGTGGCCTTCGACGGGACATTTCAATTGAACCGGGCCCTGATCGCACACTTGTCGCTTTCGGAAGATCAGATCGCGGAGGGTCTCCGGAAGACCCGCGCCAAGGTGATCCATCGGGTGCAGCGCTTTCGGGGCGCGCGCCCCTTTCCGGAGCTGGCCGGACGGCCGGTGATCCTGGTGGATGACGGACTGGCCTCCGGGTTTACCATGCGAACCGCCATCGGGGGGTTGCGCAAGGCCGGGGCCGACACCCTGATCGTGGCGGTCCCCACGGCCCATGACCGGGCGGTGGCGGATATCGGCGGTCTGGCCGAGGCCGTGTTCTGCGCCAACATCCGCCCAGGGGGCCGTTTCGCAGTGGCGGAAGCCTATCAAGACTGGTGCGATGTGAGTGAAGCCGAGGTGGTTCTGGCGCTCAAAAATTCCCCCTCCGCAGCATCGAACAAAAAAACCCTGCCATGA
- a CDS encoding imidazole glycerol phosphate synthase cyclase subunit — MTVKIMPCLDMQNGRVVKGIQFVDIRDAGDPVACCRAYCQAGADEIALLDITATVEGRATMLSVVKQVAAAASVPFTVGGGISDVASAAAVLEAGADKISTSSAAFRKPEVIREMVAEFGSQRVTVAIDAGVNPALPSGYEVYIDGGRTATGADAVEWAKKVHGFGAATILPTSKTTDGVQTGYDLPLIRRITEATSAQVVASGGAGKLEHFYDAVQAGATILLAASVFHFNIIAIGDLKAYLRQRGVAVA; from the coding sequence ATGACGGTAAAGATCATGCCCTGCCTGGACATGCAGAACGGAAGGGTGGTCAAGGGGATCCAATTCGTCGACATTCGTGATGCCGGTGATCCCGTGGCCTGCTGTCGGGCTTACTGCCAGGCCGGGGCGGACGAAATCGCCCTGCTGGACATCACCGCCACGGTCGAAGGCCGGGCCACCATGCTAAGCGTGGTCAAGCAGGTTGCCGCCGCGGCCTCCGTTCCTTTCACGGTGGGCGGCGGCATCAGCGACGTCGCCTCGGCGGCGGCCGTGTTGGAAGCCGGGGCCGACAAGATCTCCACCAGCAGCGCGGCCTTTCGCAAACCGGAGGTCATCCGCGAGATGGTCGCGGAGTTCGGTTCTCAGCGGGTCACGGTAGCCATCGACGCGGGGGTGAACCCGGCCCTGCCTTCGGGCTACGAGGTGTATATTGACGGGGGGCGCACCGCCACCGGTGCGGATGCCGTCGAGTGGGCCAAAAAGGTCCACGGCTTCGGCGCCGCCACGATCCTGCCCACCAGCAAAACCACCGACGGGGTGCAAACAGGGTATGATCTGCCCCTGATTCGCAGGATCACAGAGGCGACCTCGGCCCAGGTGGTGGCTTCCGGTGGTGCCGGCAAGCTGGAGCATTTCTACGACGCCGTGCAGGCGGGCGCCACCATCCTTCTGGCCGCCTCCGTCTTTCATTTCAACATCATCGCCATCGGGGACCTCAAGGCGTACCTCAGGCAGCGCGGCGTTGCTGTGGCTTAG
- a CDS encoding alpha/beta hydrolase, with protein sequence MSSPTEKVFDHLRLISARALETINDLDARRRLIDQYFCVHPATSEVHGVWRPARAGHIPLEWVVAGGADPNRRILYIHGGSWISGSPAGYRAFASRISEAAGAVVLSVDYRLAPEHLFPAGLEDCVQAFQWMRENGPAGRTPAGATFLMGDSAGGNLALAALLKIRDARQPLPSATVAISPATDLTWKSPSLLSRAAVDPIINPKVLPALTSFYLGSQTQPTDPYASPLFGDYSGMPPLLLQVGDAEVLLDDAIRLAEHAASQGCAVTLDVWDGMPHVFQGFAPFLEEASQATAKIGAFIRQH encoded by the coding sequence ATGAGCAGCCCTACTGAAAAAGTTTTCGATCATTTGCGCCTCATTAGCGCCCGTGCCCTGGAGACGATCAACGACCTCGATGCACGCCGCAGGTTGATTGACCAGTATTTCTGCGTCCACCCTGCCACCTCGGAAGTTCACGGGGTGTGGCGCCCGGCCAGAGCGGGTCACATTCCCCTGGAGTGGGTGGTCGCCGGCGGTGCCGACCCCAACCGCCGGATCCTTTATATCCACGGCGGATCCTGGATTTCCGGCTCACCCGCCGGTTATCGCGCCTTTGCATCCCGAATATCCGAAGCCGCCGGGGCCGTGGTCCTCTCAGTGGATTATCGTTTGGCACCGGAGCATTTGTTTCCTGCCGGGCTGGAGGACTGCGTTCAGGCGTTCCAATGGATGCGGGAAAACGGGCCGGCCGGCCGGACCCCCGCCGGCGCCACCTTCCTGATGGGGGATTCCGCCGGGGGCAACCTGGCCCTGGCTGCGCTTTTAAAGATCAGGGATGCCAGGCAGCCGTTACCTTCGGCAACGGTTGCCATTTCCCCGGCGACCGATCTTACCTGGAAAAGTCCCTCGCTGCTTTCCCGAGCCGCCGTGGACCCCATCATCAACCCCAAGGTTTTGCCCGCCCTGACTTCGTTTTATCTGGGCAGCCAAACCCAGCCCACCGATCCTTATGCGTCCCCGCTTTTTGGCGATTACAGCGGGATGCCCCCGCTTTTATTGCAGGTGGGCGATGCAGAGGTGCTGCTGGATGATGCCATACGCCTGGCCGAGCACGCCGCCAGCCAAGGGTGCGCGGTGACCCTTGACGTCTGGGATGGCATGCCCCATGTTTTCCAGGGTTTTGCCCCCTTTTTGGAGGAGGCCTCCCAGGCGACCGCCAAAATCGGGGCGTTTATCCGGCAGCACTGA
- a CDS encoding 4Fe-4S binding protein, producing MNLQAKKSFAMVDYERCAPGECDPQNGVCAAVAACTHKVLKQIDDAFNPPIIFHDMCMGCWDCIAACPLGAIQTRHVT from the coding sequence ATGAATCTGCAGGCGAAGAAGTCATTTGCGATGGTGGATTACGAGCGCTGCGCCCCGGGGGAATGCGACCCCCAAAACGGGGTCTGTGCGGCGGTGGCGGCGTGCACCCATAAAGTCCTCAAACAGATCGATGATGCCTTCAATCCCCCGATCATTTTTCACGACATGTGCATGGGATGCTGGGACTGTATCGCGGCCTGCCCGTTGGGGGCCATCCAGACTCGGCATGTGACCTGA
- a CDS encoding ecotin family protein, giving the protein MRKIFSLTAAGFLASVFSLYAGDDMKAFPPPEKGILRYVLQLPEQADEAAFQVELIVGKTVPVDQRNRYFFGGRIQQETIPGWGFTLYRVSPLGPMAGTLMAVDPNEPKVEKFVSLAGAPFLIRYNSRLPVVVYAPADVEVRYRIWAAEPEIKAIAKG; this is encoded by the coding sequence ATGCGAAAAATTTTTTCACTGACCGCTGCAGGCTTTTTGGCTTCGGTATTTTCGCTGTATGCGGGGGACGACATGAAGGCCTTCCCACCTCCTGAAAAGGGAATCCTGCGCTATGTCCTGCAACTGCCCGAGCAGGCGGACGAAGCGGCGTTCCAAGTGGAGTTGATCGTCGGCAAAACGGTCCCGGTGGACCAGCGCAACCGCTATTTTTTCGGCGGCCGGATCCAGCAGGAAACCATCCCGGGCTGGGGATTCACACTCTACCGGGTAAGCCCGCTGGGGCCCATGGCCGGCACCCTGATGGCCGTCGATCCCAATGAACCCAAGGTGGAGAAGTTCGTCAGCCTGGCCGGCGCACCCTTTCTGATCCGTTACAACAGCCGTTTGCCGGTGGTGGTCTATGCGCCCGCGGATGTGGAGGTGCGCTACCGGATATGGGCTGCAGAACCGGAAATAAAGGCGATCGCGAAGGGCTGA
- a CDS encoding M48 family metallopeptidase, with the protein MGKTVLCFSLILFLLTVGCEDTDIGLATQAGMDAVRAVSLDDAEVRRTAVALAQQFDLKHTIAPSANPCAKRLQRLTRAYREFDGHPFNFKVYLSPEANAFAMADGSIRIHSGLMDMLDDGELLFVIGHEMGHVVEKHIKKKIMLAYAGSAVRKAVAAQQGEAGVIARSALGALAETLVNAQFSQQEERAADDYGVGFLEAKGLGVVPAISALTKLAATGNDHSLLSSHPAPEARATRLRENFSGSRPAAKPSLLRRVVVWLQGLWPFEEGK; encoded by the coding sequence ATGGGCAAAACGGTTTTATGCTTCAGTCTGATCCTTTTTCTTCTGACTGTCGGCTGCGAGGACACCGACATCGGCCTGGCGACCCAGGCCGGCATGGACGCCGTCCGGGCGGTGAGCCTGGATGACGCCGAGGTGAGGCGCACGGCCGTCGCCCTCGCCCAACAGTTCGATCTCAAACACACCATAGCGCCTTCCGCAAACCCTTGTGCCAAGCGGCTTCAACGGCTCACCCGGGCCTATCGGGAATTCGATGGCCATCCATTCAACTTCAAGGTCTACCTCTCCCCGGAGGCCAACGCCTTTGCCATGGCCGACGGCTCCATCCGGATCCACAGCGGGCTGATGGACATGCTGGACGACGGGGAGCTGCTCTTTGTGATCGGCCATGAGATGGGCCATGTGGTCGAGAAACACATCAAGAAAAAGATCATGCTGGCCTATGCCGGCAGTGCGGTTCGCAAAGCCGTCGCCGCCCAGCAGGGCGAGGCCGGCGTGATCGCGCGCTCGGCCCTGGGCGCATTGGCCGAAACCCTTGTCAACGCCCAGTTCTCCCAGCAGGAGGAACGCGCGGCGGACGATTACGGGGTAGGGTTTTTGGAGGCCAAGGGGCTGGGGGTGGTGCCGGCGATTTCCGCCTTGACGAAACTGGCGGCCACTGGCAACGACCACTCCCTCTTGTCGAGCCACCCGGCGCCCGAAGCGCGCGCGACCAGACTGCGGGAAAACTTCTCGGGGTCCCGACCGGCCGCAAAACCTTCCCTGCTGAGGCGGGTGGTCGTCTGGTTGCAGGGCCTTTGGCCGTTTGAGGAGGGAAAATAG
- a CDS encoding cation-translocating P-type ATPase: MSETANESIPWYQLDPREVAAKLETSAEGLSSAEVRGRLERYGPNELIEKKSKSLWMMFLDQFKDFMILVLIAAAVVAGAVGEIADTIAIVVIVVLNAVLGFVQEYRAEKAMAALKKLAAPNATVMRDGRPESIPAEGLVPGDLVVLEAGNVVPADIRLTEAVQLRIDEAALTGESVPVEKNAAALPEAGLPIGDRKNMAYKGTVVSYGRGRGLVADTGLRTELGRIATLLQDQEEGRTPLQKRLAVFGRKLAYAVLAICLIVFLAGLLRGEPPLLMLLTAISLAVAAIPEALPAVITISLALGAKKLVKQQALIRKLPAVETLGSVTYICSDKTGTLTLNRMTVEKVFAGGRLQRSEELPVSGGEQAAAGSPSDADRDPLTLLLSALALCNDARLDGAGALIGDPTETALFELAREKGFLRERLDETHPRLAEIPFDSDRKLMTTFHPWGEGRIISLTKGAVEEVLARSQNVLGDGGREEIDRSQIQETADQIAADGLRTLGFGLRLWEALPEPLTSELVESELSLIGIVGMLDPPRPEAAESVALCRSAGIRPVMITGDHPLTAEVIARRVGIIRGKRSKAMTGRELEALPLAEFEERVEKIRVYARVAPEQKLKIVQALQDKGQFVAMTGDGVNDAPALKRADIGVAMGITGTDVSKEAAHMILLDDNFATIVRTVREGRRIFDNIRKFIKYTMTSNSGEICTIFLAPFLGLPIPLLPIHILWINLVTDGVPGLALAAEPGERNIMSRPPRDPQESIFAHGLGGHIIWVGLLMAAVTILTQAWFIGGSQAHWQTMVFTVLCLSQMGHVLAVRSERDSFFTQGALSNKPLLAAVLLTFVLQLATIYVPWLNPIFKTAPLTAGELAVTILFSSVVFLAVELEKAFKRWRDPARD; the protein is encoded by the coding sequence ATGAGCGAAACGGCAAACGAATCGATTCCCTGGTACCAGCTCGATCCCCGGGAGGTGGCCGCGAAGCTTGAAACCTCCGCCGAGGGGCTTTCCTCGGCTGAGGTCCGCGGGCGTCTGGAGCGCTACGGCCCCAATGAACTGATCGAAAAAAAGTCCAAATCGCTGTGGATGATGTTCCTGGATCAGTTCAAGGATTTCATGATCCTGGTGCTGATCGCCGCCGCCGTCGTGGCCGGTGCTGTCGGCGAGATTGCCGATACCATCGCCATCGTCGTGATCGTGGTGCTGAACGCCGTGCTCGGGTTCGTTCAGGAATACCGCGCCGAAAAAGCCATGGCCGCCCTGAAAAAACTGGCCGCACCCAACGCCACCGTCATGCGCGACGGGCGGCCGGAATCGATCCCCGCCGAAGGCCTGGTCCCCGGGGATCTGGTTGTGCTGGAGGCCGGCAACGTGGTGCCGGCCGATATCCGCTTGACGGAAGCGGTCCAACTGCGGATCGATGAGGCGGCCCTGACCGGGGAGTCTGTACCGGTGGAAAAGAATGCGGCGGCGCTGCCGGAAGCCGGCCTGCCAATCGGCGACCGCAAAAACATGGCCTACAAGGGCACCGTCGTCTCCTACGGCCGCGGCCGGGGCCTGGTGGCGGACACCGGCCTGCGGACGGAACTCGGACGGATCGCCACCCTGCTCCAGGACCAGGAAGAGGGCCGGACGCCGCTCCAGAAACGGCTCGCGGTTTTCGGGCGGAAGCTTGCCTACGCCGTCCTGGCCATTTGCCTGATCGTTTTTTTGGCCGGCCTCCTGCGGGGGGAACCGCCGCTTTTGATGCTGCTTACGGCAATTTCCCTGGCGGTGGCGGCCATTCCGGAAGCCCTGCCGGCGGTCATCACCATCTCGCTGGCCCTGGGAGCCAAAAAACTGGTCAAACAGCAAGCCCTGATCCGGAAACTGCCGGCGGTGGAGACCCTGGGGTCGGTGACCTATATCTGTTCGGACAAGACCGGGACCCTGACCTTAAACCGCATGACCGTCGAAAAGGTCTTCGCCGGCGGGCGGCTGCAGCGCTCCGAGGAGTTACCCGTCTCCGGCGGCGAGCAAGCCGCGGCGGGTTCACCTTCGGACGCGGACCGGGACCCCCTGACGCTGCTGCTAAGCGCCCTCGCCCTGTGCAACGATGCCCGGCTGGATGGCGCGGGCGCGCTGATCGGGGATCCCACCGAAACGGCCCTCTTCGAACTGGCCCGGGAGAAAGGTTTTCTGCGGGAGCGGCTGGACGAAACGCACCCCCGGTTGGCCGAGATCCCCTTCGACTCGGACCGCAAGCTCATGACCACCTTTCACCCCTGGGGCGAGGGCCGGATCATTTCCCTCACCAAAGGGGCGGTCGAGGAGGTCCTGGCGCGCTCGCAAAATGTGCTTGGCGATGGCGGCCGTGAAGAAATCGACCGATCGCAGATCCAGGAGACCGCCGACCAAATTGCAGCCGACGGTCTGCGCACGCTGGGCTTCGGCCTGCGGTTGTGGGAGGCGCTGCCCGAGCCCCTGACTTCGGAGCTGGTGGAGTCCGAGCTTTCCCTGATCGGAATCGTCGGCATGCTGGACCCGCCCCGGCCCGAGGCGGCGGAGTCGGTTGCCCTGTGCCGCTCCGCGGGCATCCGGCCGGTGATGATCACCGGCGACCACCCCTTGACGGCCGAGGTCATTGCCCGCCGCGTCGGGATCATCCGCGGAAAAAGATCCAAGGCCATGACCGGGCGTGAGCTCGAAGCGCTTCCACTGGCGGAATTCGAGGAGCGGGTGGAAAAGATACGGGTCTACGCCCGGGTGGCGCCCGAGCAGAAGCTGAAGATCGTTCAGGCGCTGCAGGACAAAGGGCAGTTCGTGGCGATGACCGGCGACGGGGTCAACGACGCCCCGGCCCTGAAACGGGCGGATATCGGGGTGGCGATGGGCATTACCGGCACCGACGTCTCCAAGGAGGCCGCCCACATGATCCTGCTGGACGACAACTTCGCCACCATCGTCCGGACCGTTCGCGAAGGCCGGCGCATCTTCGACAACATCCGCAAGTTCATCAAGTACACCATGACCAGCAATTCGGGTGAGATCTGCACCATTTTCCTGGCGCCCTTTCTCGGCCTGCCGATTCCCCTCCTGCCAATCCACATCCTGTGGATCAACCTGGTGACCGACGGCGTCCCCGGTCTGGCCCTGGCCGCCGAACCGGGGGAGCGCAACATCATGAGCCGCCCCCCCCGTGACCCGCAGGAAAGCATTTTCGCCCACGGCCTCGGCGGCCACATCATCTGGGTAGGGCTCCTGATGGCCGCCGTTACCATTCTCACCCAGGCCTGGTTCATCGGCGGCAGCCAGGCCCACTGGCAGACCATGGTCTTCACCGTTCTGTGTTTGAGCCAGATGGGGCATGTGCTGGCCGTTCGATCGGAGCGGGACTCTTTTTTCACCCAGGGGGCCTTGTCCAACAAGCCGCTGCTGGCGGCCGTGCTGCTGACCTTCGTGCTTCAGCTGGCCACCATCTATGTGCCGTGGCTGAACCCCATTTTCAAGACCGCGCCGCTCACGGCCGGGGAACTTGCCGTGACGATCCTGTTCTCCAGCGTGGTCTTTCTGGCGGTGGAGCTGGAAAAAGCGTTCAAGCGCTGGCGCGACCCCGCCCGCGACTGA
- a CDS encoding LysE family translocator, translating to MHTTIWTYLVPIILLTLTPGVDTMLVIRNASRGGWRDGVVSSLGICSGLFVHAVVSALGISLVLLQSAWGFAALKLIGAGYLCWLGGVSLWGAFRGGALGGPPNGAQPPRGFSPGRAFLEGFLSNVLNPKAIVFYMAFLPQFIDPTGSALSQSLFLAGVHFSVAMLWQSLLAVMVGHAGTLLVRSGIRRSLAGVTGAVILALGIRLGLDR from the coding sequence ATGCACACCACCATCTGGACTTACCTGGTTCCCATCATTTTGCTGACCCTCACACCGGGGGTGGACACGATGCTGGTTATACGCAACGCCAGCCGCGGCGGCTGGCGGGACGGCGTCGTCAGCAGCCTGGGGATCTGCTCCGGCCTGTTCGTTCACGCGGTTGTCTCGGCGCTGGGAATTTCGCTGGTCCTGCTGCAGTCGGCGTGGGGGTTTGCCGCCCTCAAACTGATCGGGGCCGGCTATCTCTGTTGGCTGGGGGGGGTGAGCCTGTGGGGCGCGTTTCGCGGCGGGGCGCTTGGCGGGCCGCCAAACGGCGCGCAGCCGCCCCGGGGCTTCAGCCCCGGACGCGCCTTTCTGGAAGGTTTTCTCTCCAACGTGCTCAATCCCAAGGCGATCGTTTTTTACATGGCCTTTCTGCCCCAATTTATCGACCCGACCGGCTCCGCCCTGAGCCAATCGCTTTTTCTGGCCGGGGTTCATTTTAGCGTTGCCATGCTGTGGCAGTCTCTGCTGGCCGTCATGGTGGGGCATGCCGGCACTTTGCTGGTGCGAAGCGGCATCCGGCGGTCGCTGGCTGGCGTCACAGGCGCGGTCATCCTGGCGCTGGGCATCCGCCTGGGCCTGGACCGCTAA
- a CDS encoding cold shock domain-containing protein has product MEGRIKWYNEKKGYGFVTTEEHGDIFLHQSGIREYGYFGLQQDDPVSFDIKETQKGKQVINLRPLKSSQVG; this is encoded by the coding sequence ATGGAAGGTCGCATCAAGTGGTACAACGAAAAAAAAGGATATGGCTTCGTCACGACCGAGGAGCACGGGGATATTTTTCTCCACCAGTCGGGCATCCGCGAGTATGGCTATTTTGGCCTTCAGCAGGATGACCCGGTCAGCTTCGACATCAAGGAAACTCAGAAGGGCAAGCAGGTAATCAACCTTCGTCCCTTGAAATCCAGCCAGGTGGGATAG
- a CDS encoding (Fe-S)-binding protein has product MADNTIKLGKKKKSIFLDKVRELLPEGGNLNLCLTCGACSSGCPATGLENMDPRKFLRMAALGLDEEILKTNWVWMCSMCQRCIYVCPMKIDIPQLVYNARGTWPREERPKGILGSCDMALRNESCSAMGTSPDDFKFVVQDVLEEYRESQPEFAEMEAPVDKQGAEFFLNQNSREPVTEPDEMVPLWKILHLAGADWTYGSKGWGGENYCMFLSDDEAWKHITTTAAKQADELGCPIFLNTEUGHVTFSVLAGLKKFNIPHKFEVKSIYEYYAKWIREGKLKVSSDWNKDLKIKFTVQDPCQIVRKSYGDPIAEDLRYVVKSVVGEENFVDMTPNRSNNFCCGGGGGFLQSGFKEARLEYGRLKDQQIQATKADYCIAACHNCHAQIHELSEHYGAEYGVVHLWTLICLSLGILGPNEREYLRDDLKEVAVFHPETAM; this is encoded by the coding sequence ATGGCGGATAACACCATCAAACTCGGCAAAAAAAAGAAGAGCATCTTTCTTGACAAGGTCAGGGAACTGCTGCCGGAGGGGGGCAATCTCAACCTCTGCCTGACCTGCGGGGCATGCTCCTCGGGATGTCCGGCCACCGGCCTTGAAAACATGGACCCGCGCAAATTTCTGCGGATGGCGGCCCTGGGCCTGGACGAGGAAATTCTCAAAACCAACTGGGTCTGGATGTGCTCCATGTGCCAGCGTTGCATTTACGTCTGTCCCATGAAGATCGACATTCCGCAGCTGGTTTACAACGCCCGCGGCACCTGGCCGCGGGAAGAGCGCCCCAAGGGGATCCTGGGCTCCTGCGACATGGCCCTCAGAAACGAGAGCTGCAGCGCCATGGGCACCAGCCCGGATGACTTCAAATTCGTGGTGCAAGACGTTCTGGAGGAGTACCGCGAGTCTCAGCCGGAATTTGCGGAAATGGAGGCGCCCGTCGACAAGCAGGGCGCGGAATTCTTTCTGAACCAGAATTCCCGCGAGCCGGTCACCGAGCCGGACGAAATGGTACCCCTGTGGAAGATCCTGCACCTCGCGGGGGCCGACTGGACCTACGGCTCCAAAGGCTGGGGGGGCGAGAACTACTGCATGTTCCTCTCGGACGACGAGGCCTGGAAGCATATCACGACCACCGCGGCCAAGCAGGCCGATGAGTTGGGGTGCCCGATCTTTCTCAACACCGAGTGAGGGCACGTCACCTTCTCGGTCCTGGCAGGACTGAAAAAATTCAATATCCCCCACAAGTTTGAAGTCAAGAGCATTTACGAATACTACGCCAAGTGGATCCGCGAGGGTAAGCTGAAGGTCAGCTCCGACTGGAACAAAGACCTCAAAATCAAGTTTACCGTCCAGGACCCTTGCCAGATCGTGCGCAAGAGCTATGGCGACCCGATTGCCGAGGATCTGCGCTACGTGGTCAAATCCGTGGTGGGTGAGGAGAACTTCGTCGACATGACGCCCAACCGCTCCAACAACTTCTGCTGCGGCGGCGGCGGCGGGTTCCTGCAGTCGGGTTTCAAGGAGGCGCGTCTGGAATACGGCCGCCTCAAGGACCAGCAGATCCAGGCCACCAAGGCGGACTATTGCATCGCGGCCTGCCACAACTGCCACGCCCAGATTCACGAGCTCAGCGAACACTACGGCGCCGAATACGGGGTCGTGCACCTCTGGACGCTGATCTGCCTCTCACTGGGCATTCTGGGGCCCAATGAGCGCGAATACCTGCGGGATGATTTGAAGGAAGTGGCGGTCTTCCACCCGGAAACCGCCATGTAG